The Choloepus didactylus isolate mChoDid1 chromosome 7, mChoDid1.pri, whole genome shotgun sequence genome segment AGTGGATGAGTGAATTAGGAAGGTGTAATGCAGTTGGGAGTTCTCCAGTTGTCTCCTCCTCAGCTCTGCTGTCTCCTCTGCTCCCTTAGCTGGCGCTCCGTGGACCCCCCGGCCCCATGGGATACACGGGCCGTCCTGGACCCTTGGTGAGTGAGTAGGGTATTGGGGTAGAGGatcttttcttgtgtgtgtggatgtgtgaaCATTTCTGTAAAGGGGCCAGACTGAAGGTAGTTTtgcttctttggggaagaaatcaCTGTTGGGTGTGTCCTCCAACATAGCCAACTTTTCCCTCTCACAGGGGCAACCTGGGAGCCCTGGTCTGAAAGGAGAATCTGGAGACCTAGGACCTCAGGTGACCACTGCCCTCACAATCCAATCCTCAAACCCAGTGTTTCGCCCAGTGTCTATGACCCTTAACCCagtgcttgtctctcccttctccaggGCCCCAGAGGACCCCAGGGCCTCTCAGGCCCTCCTGGCAAGGCTGGGCGAAGAGTGAGTGGCccagtgggtggggggtgggatgggaagtGGGTGCGAGATGGGGTATGGAGCATGGGGCACTGTGCTCTTGTTTGCTCTGATACTTCCCTTGCACCTCCAGGGTCGAGCAGGTGCTGATGGAGCCCGAGGGATGCCTGGAGAACCTGGAGTGAAGGTAACAGAGCTTGGATCCCTCTCTGACGCGTGTAgctcccacccctgcctgggcTCATTCATTTTCTGTGGATGACCTGGTTCCCCAGGTTCCCCCATGATGCAGCCCTTCCCCACTCATGACATGATAGGAGAGGGGTGAGGGTAGAAAAGGGGCTGGGCCCTCACTCTGCCCCTCTTCTCCACAGGGCGACCGAGGTTTTGATGGACTCCCAGGGCTGCCTGGGGAGAAGGGACACAGGGTGAGTATACAGGGGTAGGGTATTTTGGGTAGAGCGGAGATATTCAGCTGGAAATGAGGGAGTGTCTTAAGTCAAGGAAAGGAGGCTGGGAGTCCAATAGGAACTCAATGAATGTAATCAGTTGGCTAATTGAAGAGGGTCAGTGTCTGCCTGTGTTGGGGGCTCTGAGGCCCCTCTTACCTGTTCCCCCATTTTTCAGGGTGAGACTGGTGCCCAGGGCCTTTCTGGGCCCCCTGGCGAGGATGGAGAGCGGGTGAGTATTGTGGTAGGCAGGGGCTCTGTGCGGGAGAGGTCTGAAGGATTGTCTGCTTTATCATGTCCTCTTCTAGGGAGACGATGGGGAGATTGGGCCTCGGGGGCTGCCTGGAGAGTCGGTGAGTGTCCAGGAAGTCAGGTTGGGGAGGGGGTTCTCTGGGGAGGCCAAGAGAGGGGTGTGGGCATGGAAGGGACACTTTCTCTCTCACCCATGCCTGCCTTCTCCTCCCCTCACCTGGAATACAGGGACCTCGAGGTCTCCTTGGCCCCAAAGGCCCACCTGGTATTCCTGGACCCCCAGTAAGTGACTGTCCCTGATCTCTGACCCTGCCTACCCCCTGACCTCTCCAACTTTCCACCCTTCCTAACTGCTCCCCCTCCCTGTGagctcccccatccccaccagtCTCCTGGTCCCCCCTGCCCCACTTCAGCCTTCACCCCCAGATGCCCTTGGAGAGCCATGTGGTGCAGTGTACCAAGGGCTCTGAGTgtagccaaaacaaaacaaaacaaaacaacaaaaacaaaaaaaacctcaagaaaaacaaaacaaaccccacAAACCCACAGATGTAGACCCACGCCCTGTGGATCTGGGCTGGCTATGTTTGCTTAGGTTTGGGATGGATTGGAGGTCTGGCTGATAGGTGCCCACTGTGTCCGCCCTCTGGAATGGCCGGGCCCCTCAGGAACCACAGGCCTCTCCAGGGCCTGCGCCCCATCTCCCAGCCTGCTCACGCCCCTCTTGTGTTTCAGGGAGTCCGAGGCATGGATGGTCCCCATGGCCCCAAAGGGAGCTTGGTGAGTGGTGAACATGGGAGAGCCCACCCCAATCCTTAGACCCCTGGGTCTCTTTGCCACCATTTTGATCCCCTCTCTGCTTCCCAGTCTTGCTCTCTTGGCCTTCCCTGCTGGGCCTGAGCTCTCGGCCCTTAGCTTGTTCTGTCACCACCTTCTTCTGACCCCGACCTGGTTATCTGTTTCTAGGGACCCCAGGGAGAGCCAGGACCTCCTGGGCAACAGGGCACTCCTGGAACCCAGGTAGGTGGCTCTGCCCATCCCTCCCCAGCTTCAGTGACCTCCCCACAGTTTCCACAATGATCAGACCCTGGATGGGGACAGGGAATTAAGAGGCTCAGGCCCTCGATGTTCATGCTCTGAACTGAAGCGGGGAGGCTGGCTGGAGGAGAGAGTGGCCCATCCCCGTGGGCCCCCCGTGACTTCTCTCTCCCTGTGCGTAGGGTCTCCCCGGGCCCCAGGGTGCCATCGGCCCTCATGGAGAGAAGGTAAGTGACTCAGCGATGTCGGGGTAGGGGGTGTGCTGAGAGTGGGGGCTGTTGGAACttgagtgtgtgtgtctgggaCTTGAGCTGTGATCAGACCTGGCCCCTCTGGTGACCCTCCTGGTCTTCCTGCAGGGTCCTCAAGGGAAACCAGGGCTCCCTGGCATGCCTGGCTCAGATGGACCCCCGGTGAGTGAGCTCCCACCTCTGATTCCAATTCCCTTGACCCTTCACCCCAGGGAGTGACCTCTGAGCTCCCCTGTGGCTGTCAGTACAGTGGTCCCTCACACTGGGAGGTCACTGGTGGCACCTGCCCATGGTCAGTCCCTTCATTAGGTCACAGGGGCCCCTCTGGGTTGGAGGAAGTGTAGGAAGGGCTGCAGAGAGGGGGCCAGGGGCCAGTGGCCACATTCTCCATCTCCTACCCCCAGGGTCACCCTGGCAAGGAAGGTCCCCCTGGAACCAAAGGAAACCAGGTGAGATCTTGCACACCTCCTTACACCTCCTGAAGGCCTCCAGTCCTTGGGATTTCCTTATTGTCCTTCATGTGGTCTGACGATATTCTCCAGCCCTGTGGCCTATGACCCTTTCCAGACTCCGGTGTTGCTGTCACTTGCATTTCTCCTGCCCCCCGAGGCCCCCACAGCGACACCCTGGGACCCCTGTATGaactcctctctttcttcttccagggTCCGTCCGGCCCCCAGGGTCCCCTGGGATACCCAGGACCTCGTGGCGTCAAGGTAAGTGCCCATCCAGGCTGGGGAGATGGAAGCCTGCAGTCAGGGGAGCGAGCGGGGGTCTGCGGAGTTCAGTGCCTTGCACCCCACCTCCATCtcctcacctctctctctctgccccccttGAATTCTAGGGTGTGGATGGAATTCGGGGTCTGACGGGCCATAAGGGTGAAAAGGTGAGTGATATGCCCCCAGCTTCCCAGCACCTcaagccctgccctgccccagcctttccgacctccctccctccagcctgccccccacctccagctcctgactcccctctcccacccctgtTCCCTGAAACCTTCCATTTTAACCCCCAAGCCCTCCATCATCTGTGGCGTCCTCTCACCCCCAACTTTCTCAGGGAGAGGATGGCTTTCCCGGGTTCAAAGGTGACATGGGCGTGAAAGGTGACAGGGTGAGTAGAAACCCCACGCGGGGCCCCCAGGTCCATGCCCCAGTGACCCTCCACATAGGACTCCCCAGTCACGCCCTTGACCCCCTGACTCCCCGACTCCCTGAATCCAGTGCTCTGCGCCCTTTAGAGGGGTCCGGGTCACACCCACCCTCCAATTACAGCTCTCCCTGCCCCTGTGGGGCCCCCCAACCTCCCCACCAACCCCACTCAGCCTCTCCTCTAgggcccaccccccacctccagtccccgacactccctctcccaccctctcACCCAGGGCGAGGTTGGGGTCCCCGGTTCCAGGGGAGAGGATGGTCCCGAGGGGCCGAAAGGACGCACTGGACCCACCGGAGACCCTGGCCCCCCGGGGCTCATGGGCGAGAAGGTGATGGGGGATGCGGGACCATGCCTGGGCTTGCTAGGGATGAGGGGGTGCGGGGTCAGGATGGGCGTGGGGGTGCCAGCAGCCGGAGTCAGCAAGTCAGTGGGAGATGACCGCACATTTATTTTGTTCCTCTTGGTGTATAGAGCACCTCCTGGGCACTAAGGGGTAGAAGGGGGTGAATAAGAAGTCAAGGAAAAGTCCATCATGAAGAGTTTACAACAGATGGTGGAGACAAGGCATAGAGCATAGGATGAGTGGCTCCAGTGCAAGACAGAGTGAAAATGAGTTCCCAGAGGGAAGGAGTTAAGGAGGAGGTGAGGGCTGAGATCTCCAGACTGAGCCCTCGCTGAGTCGCTGCCCGCCTGGTCATGACCGTCCCATGAGGCAGGGGCGCCATTGGCTCCTGTTTTGCAGATTAAGAGCTGGAGGCACAGGGAGGTTGAGATGCTTGTTAATCTAGCAGCCAgtgaggggcagagccagggcGGGAGCCTGGCTGCAGAGTCCTGGCTCCCAGCCATGGCTGCCTAGCAGGACTGGCCTTGCAGCAGAAGGAGGGAGCTGGGGTGGTGCCCAGCATGGTATGGAGCCCTGGAGGAGACGGGCCTGTGGGGAGCCGGAGTGTGTGATGGGGAAGACGGCAGCTGCGCCTGGGAGGAAGGCAGCAGCTAGACCACAGCGGGCACTGCAGGACTCCATGAAGCCGCAGACTTTGGTCTCCTGACGGGGGAGTTAAAATTCGAGCATTAGAACTGGAGAGATTACAAAGGCCAGGCTGGTGGGGCTGGAAGAGGACGAGCCAGGGGCTGGGGTTTGGTGGGGAGTCTGTTGCTGCGTGGGGGATGGCTCCCATCTCTGAGGGCCGGGGTCTCCAGGGTGGAGTGTATCTGTGGCCCCTCCCCCTCCTAATTGCTCCCCATCTCTTTCCAGGGCAAGCTGGGCGTTCCTGGCCTGCCTGGCTACCCCGGACGCCAGGGTCCCAAGGTGAGGTGATGTCCCATTTGTGCCCCCTCCTCCTACTCTGTTCCCTGACCCCTGATTCAAGGAAGCCCAGACTGAAGGAGCAGTGGGAACCCAGAGAGCATAGTCCaacccattctacagatgaggaaacaggcccagagCACAGCAGGGGGTTGTCTGAGGTCACCCATCACTGGCAGAGCCCAGGTCTCCCACACTGCTGCCTCCATGGCCTCTCCTGTCCCTGCCCCATCCTGACTtctcaaaatttcccctttcccacCCTCTTCAGGGGTCCCTAGGATTTCCTGGATTTCCTGGAGCCAGTGGAGAGAAGGGAGCCCGGGTAAGCTGGTGGGGcgtggagggtgggagggagaggaagggggtgggagggCTGGGTGGGGCGGGGCTTGGAGAGGGCTCTATGGGGGGCCATCCTGTGGGTGATGTGCTCTGTCTGCTTCATTCCCACCAGGGCCTGTCGGGGAAATCAGGACCTCGGGGAGAACGGGGCCCCACGGTGAGTGCAGAGTCAGATGGACATGTGGCTCAAGATGCAAGGTGGGTACATGGGTTTTTTGACTGTCCGCGTCCTCTCTCTCTAGGGTCCACGGGGTCAGCGAGGACCCCGAGGCGCCACTGGGAAGTCTGGAGCTAAGGTTAGAGGTCCTCGGCCTCCATCCTCCCGCTGCCTACGTATTCCTCAGTTCCCCTCAACCTCTCTGGCCTTGGCCTGGCTAGAAAGCAGTTTCTCCTACCTCCTGACTCTGTCCTCTTCCCCAACAGGGAACATCGGGCGGTGATGGCCCCCACGGGCCCCCTGGAGAGAGGGTGAGTGTGGCTTGGGGCCTCCCTGCTCCCCTGTGCTGTCCAGGGAGCCTGAGTGGAGCCAGCCCCTCCTTACTGCAGGGAGGAAACTGTTCCCCTGCCCAGTACCCGCTCCCCTATCCTCCTGACTCAGTCCATCTCTGTCTCTAGGGTCTTCCTGGACCTCAAGGCCCCAGTGGATTTCCTGGTCCCAAAGGACCCCCGGTAAGTTGACTTCTGACTCACCTGGTTCTGTGACCCTTTATTCCCCAACCCCCTTCCCATCCTCGATTTACCTGACATCTGAACCCCTTCCAGGGCCCCCCTGGGAAGGACGGGCTGCCAGGGCACCCGGGCCAGAGAGGAGAAGTGGTAAGTGGTGCCCCTGACCCTAAGTTCCCTAGACCCTCAAACCCCAGAACCCTATGGAAGGCCCACCAAGGAGGTTCTCCTGCAGAGTGGAGAGCTCCCAGGCAGCTCAGACCCATGGCCAAGGACGTGGCAGTGGCCTTGCTCCTTCCTCTGGAACCTGGGGATCTGTCCTACAATGTCCGCTGCCTGCTCTGACCTCTCGCTGCTCTCTTCCTCTCTCAGGGTTTCCAAGGGAAGACTGGCCCCCCTGGCCCCCCAGGGGTGGTGGGACCACAGGTATGTTTGCCCCCTAGAGAGAACGGACCCCAGACCCTGGAGCTAGTCTGCTCCTCTACCTCCGTTTCCCCAACAtgcacccctgcccctgccctgcctgaCCTGGATCCCTGGGGCTGGAGTAAGTGGTGGGGGCTGGAATTCAGGGCAGCGGTCCTGAACCTCAGTCTGTTTTCGGGGTCAACTCTCATCTCCTCCTGGAGAAGAGGCAGTTCCCTACCAGGGACACAAGGTGGCGCAGTCACCCACTTGGGGGAAGAAAACCAGCAGCGTCCAGCAGCCCCCAGAGCTCCCCAGGAATTTCCTGGCAGCGCTGGGGCAGGGACCAAGGGGCTctagaggggtgtgtgtgtgtgtgtgtgtgtttgtgtgtgtgtgtggagagaggcTGTGGGTATTTTAGGATGGCCAGGGTTGGCTCTTTGGGCAGACAGTGGGTGGAAGGGTCTGAGATTGAGGTTTCTTTCCAGGGAGCCGCGGGAGAGACGGGGCCCATGGGGGAGAGAGGCCACCCAGGACCGCCAGGCCCCCCTGGAGAGCAGGGACTACCTGGGACAGCCGGAAAGGAAGGAACAAAGGTCAGcaaggggctggggttggggtctGAAGGGAATGGGGTGGAGATCTCTCTGTCCAGTTTGGAGCATGGCTGTGGTTcatcctctctcctttccttccagggAGACCCCGGCCCCCCGGGGGCCCCAGGGAAGGATGGTCCTGCTGGTCTGAGGGGCTTCCCGGGAGAGAGGGGCCTCCCGGGCACTGCTGTGAGTGTGACCCCAAATACCGTGACGAGTCCCCACACACCCCAATACCTCTCAGCATCACCCCCAGTCCCGTCGCTGAGCCTGTGTCTCTCCCTGACCCTCATCTTCCCTGCATGTCTCCTGGACCCCCATTCCTTTGATGGCTCACCTTCCCCCCTCAAAATCTCTGCTTCTCAGGGTGGACCTGGTTTGAAGGGGAATGAAGGTCCGGCTGGCCCCCCTGGCCCTGCAGTGAGTCTGGGGTCCCTGGGAGGGGGGCAGTGGCGGGACCCAGGAAAGGGGGCAGGTGAGGAAAGGTGTGGAGAAGCTTCTAGAGCTGGGCAGGGACCATGGGACTGGGCAGAGGGGGCCGAGTGTCAGCCAGAAGGCATCTGGTTAGGGGCTCTCTGGTGTGGGTGGACTGGGGTCTCCTCCCTGGGTGTCTGACTCCATCGCCCCTCTCAGGGCTCCCCTGGGGAGCGAGGTGCAGCAGGATCGGGGGGACCCATTGGCCCCCCAGGGCGTCCAGGACCGCAGGGTCCCCCTGGAGCAGCAGGAGAGAAAGGTGTCCCGGTGAGTGGGGGGTGGACCCTGGGAGGGAGTTGGGGGGTGTCTGTGAGTCGAGGGGTGATGGGGGGCCATGGAGGGTTGCGTAATGGAGGGTTTCCTGTGTgggtgtttgggggtgggggtcgcCTCCAGGCCGTGACTCCTTTTCACATGCCCTGCAGGGTGAGAAGGGCCCCATCGGTCCCACTGGCCGCGATGGGGTCCAGGGTCCTGTGGGGCTTCCTGGTCCTGCCGGGCCCCCAGGTGTGGCCGGAGAGGATGGAGACAAGGTGAGGGAGCCCACAGACCCCGGGCTCAAGCTTCTTTCCAGGTGGGAGCGCTGATCTGGGCACGACCCCTGAGCCCTCTCTCGTTATTCTCCTTTCCCCCAcatcttgtctgtttctcctCCCAGGGTGAGGTGGGAGACCCTGGACAGAAGGGCACCAAAGGGAACAAGGGTGAACATGTGAGTGTCCATGACCTTTGACCTCTGACCTCCCTGCCGCCTGGTCTTTCTCCTTGTCTTGGTGTCTCTgactctcttcctcccccaggGCCCTCCCGGACCCCCTGGACCCATTGGTCCTGTGGGGCAGCCTGGAGCAGCGGTGAGTGCCTGatgaccccccccccctccccgaggCCCTGGCAGCCTCTGGACAGCCCTCGGTTCCCCTCTGCCctcggggctggggctgggggttgggggctCGGGGCTGGTGCCAGCTCTGTGTGGGGCTTGTGGAGAGAAGAGATCTGACCCACGACCCATCCCTGTGTCCTTGTCCCTGCCCCCCAGGGAGCAGATGGGGAGCCCGGAGCTCGGGGACCCCAGGGACACTTTGGAGCCAAAGGTGACGAAGGAACGAGAGGATTCAATGGGCCCCCAGGACCTATTGGCCTCCAGgtgagttgggggtggggacaggggctGGGGGGGGTCAGGGTGGGGCTGATGTCTGCCCGGGACCCCTTGGGCCGCCAGAGGGGAGGGAGCAGTGGAGCCCGCCACCTCGGGCCGTGCTTCTGCGGGCTGGTCACCAGGTCCGGTGTTGTGTCCCTGCCTAGGGCTTGCCAGGCCCcttgggggagaagggagaaacagGAGACGTGGGCCCCATGGTGAGTGAGACCCCGCTGATGGTGCGTGACCCCTCCCAACCCCGGCCCCACCTGCTAATCACCCTCTCCTGCGCATCCAGCACCCCCAACACCCTGCTTTCTCTGAAACTCCTGGCTGCTCCCCTCCCCATCTCTTTTCTGCCAAGGACCTCTGCTTCTCCTGACCACCCTCCACCCTctggccctgcccaccccctctTTTCTCAATTCCCTTCCCCATCCCGGGGTATCTCTTTCTCCCTAGGGACCACCTGGCCCCCCAGGACCTCGAGGCCCAGCTGGACCCAATGGAGCTGATGTGAGTCCTCCCAGCCCCTTGCCCCTTCAGGTCATTGTGGCCAAACCCCTGTCTCCCTTTCCCCAGGCTGTAAACTCCAGTCTCATCTCAGGGGCCAAGGAGGTCACTGATGCCTGGGAAGACCCCACTGTCTCACTGCCTTCTTTGCTGTTGTGGCCTTGGGGCCCTCACCAGGCCCCCATCCCCTGGAATGGCACCCCTCACCCCAAGTAGTGACCCCTACTTCTGTTCCCCCTCCAGGGTCCACAAGGTCCCCCAGGAGGTGTTGGGAACCTGGGTCCCCCTGGAGAGAAGGTAACTGGGAAAGGGGTGAATGGACAGGTctgaggggaggagaaggaggtgaACTCCTGTCAATTTTTGTTGGGGGTGCAGGATAGAATGAAGTGtggggggattttggggctttGGGGGAAGGAGGTTTTGAGACCAATTTCCTTGCAGGGGGAGCCAGGAGAGTCAGGATCTCCAGGGGTCCAAGGGGAGCCAGGTGGCAAGGTGAGTGATAGCTGGGAGGGACCCTCCCAACCCCCTTCATCTCCCTCAGCCCCATCTCTGCATTTCTGGTGAGCCTCTCTGAGCTGGAACTTCTCCCAGCTCAGGGTCTCTGCAAAGCCCGATCTGTGAGACTGAGTGGGCTCTGCCACCCTTTCCTTGATGGGAAGAGGGGCCAGGGGTCTTCCCATGGGCCTGACTTTCTGTATCCTTCCCACTGCCACTGACAGGGACTGGGTGGGGGAGGCTGGAGGGGTCTTGGGAACAAGATCCTGGTGGGAGCATCTGTGTCCTAACTCATCCCCCAGGGTCCACGTGGGGAGCGCGGGGAGAAAGGAGAGTCGGGGCAGCCAGGAGAAGCGGGACCACCAGGACCTAAAGGCCCCACAGGCGACGATGGCCCTAAAGGGAACCCTGTGAGTTTGGGGAGGATAAGAGGAGGGCCCTGTGAATGGGAGACCTGAGAATATGGGAGTGGAGCGTACAAGGGGTCCAAGACTGGGGGGATGCCTGGGAACGAGGCTGTAGGAATGAGATCTCCCAGGAGGGATATATGAGGTCTAGGATCCAAAGACAGAGATAAAGGAGAGAAGCCCCCTAGTTAGGCCTCTGAAAGTATTGGAGGGTGTGCAGTGAATGGGGTAGGGGACGGGAGGGGGTGCATGGAACCCTTTTCCTCGGGTGGGCACTGCCTGTAGGAGGAAGAGTGTGACGTGCCCATAGTGTCTGTGTTAGCTGTGGGGGGGGAGTTTGAGGGTTGTTCCTGACCTCTGTTTTCCCCTGGATTAGGGTCCTGTTGGTTTTCCTGGTGACCCTGGCCCCCCTGGAGAAGGTGGTCCTCGGGTGAGTATCccccagagaagggaaggggctCTTAGCGAGACTCTCTGCCTGGCTGACTGGGACTTGGGCATGGGAAGCTGTGGGTACGGCAGGGAAGGCAGAGGAATGGGAGAATCGGGGTAGTTTTGGGGGTGATGTCAGCTGGGTCACAGGACCCCCTCTGACCTTGCTTCCTCCTTGCAGGGTCAGGATGGTGCTAAGGGTGACTGTGGAGAGGATGGTGAGCCAGGACAGCCTGTGAGTGACCAGTGACCCTTCCCCCCAGATCTTCAGACTGTACCCCTCTTTTAGGCCCACTCCTGAAGGGTCCCTTGGCTGGAGGCTACAGACTCACGCACCCCTATTCCTCCCTCCCTAGGGATCCCCTGGTCCCACTGGGGAGAATGGACCTCCTGGACCACTTGGCAAGCGGGTGAGTGAGGGGAGGTGGTCACCTGGGAACTTGAGGGGCAGTCTTGGGGCAGGGAGCGGGAGGGTGGGGCCAGGGCAGGTGAGATGGGTGGGGTAGATGCTCGAGGCTGGTGTCTGGGTGGTCCTTGGGGTGGAGCACTggtgcatgcacatgtgtattTATTGGTGTATATTGGGTATATTTGTTCCTGGGTTTTGGAATGTATGTTCTTGCCAGGGCTGGTGTTTACCGACCAATCAGAATGGACACTGGAGGGGGGAGCTGCCAGGGCTTTCTGGAGGGGCCTCTGCTGTGTCAGGGACTAACCCTTTAGTTGCTAGGGCTGGAGGGGTGTGGGCAAGAGGCATCTTAATACCTGGAAGCTGTGCCTGTTCTTACTGCCTGGGGATTGCCTCTCTGCAACTGTGCCTGTGTATGATCCGGTGTGTGTCCCggggaaaggaaggggaaggagttGAACCCAGCTGCCCAGGGCCTcatcttctcttccctccttcctccatctGCAGGGTCCTGCGGGCACGCCTGGTCCTGAGGGGCGGCAAGGAGAGAAGGGAGCCAAGGTGAGGAGAGGCCGCCCCTTCCTGGGCACTGCTCCTCAGAGCCTCTGTCTCCAGATGCCAACCCAAAGTCCATCTGCCCTTATCAAGCCCCTTTGGGGCCCAGGGTTCTCCCATACTTGTTCTTGCCTCAGGGGCTCTTGGGGTTTTGGGCCCTTCTGCCTGCCTCACCCCTTCCACCTTGTGCCCCCACACACCTACCTGCAGCCCGCTCCCTTCCCGCTAGGACACATCCTTGTGTGTGTTTCAGGGGGATCCTGGTGCTGTGGGCGCCCCGGGAAAGACAGGCCCCGTGGGTCCTGCAGGCCCAGCAGGAAAACCTGGCCCTGATGGTCTGAGGGGGCTCCCAGGCTCAGTGGTGAGTCTGGAGTCAGGgcatgggctgggggtgggaggggggaaggagcaggggaggagtggggaatggggagaagtggggagagcctggtggggacacacctcctgATCCCTGGGGGCCCCTTGAATCTGCAGGGTCAGCAAGGCCGCCCTGGAGCCACAGGCCAGGCGGGGCCTCCAGGTCCTTTGGTGAGTGATTCTAGGTTGGGAGGGGTCAGTTGGGGGGTCGGGTTGAGAGTGGGGGCGCCCTGGGGCAGCAGGCAGCGGGCTGAAGCCCTGGAGGAAGTGGAAACAGTGGGGTGAGAATTGGTCCCACCTTTACCTGGAGAGAGTTACCTCCTGTCTCCCCACAGGGACCCCCAGGACTTCCTGGCCTCAGGGGCGATGCTGGAGCCAAGGGAGAGAAGGTGAGGGACAGCAACATGGGGCCAGGGGTATCTGTCCCCTCGGCCCAAGGGTTTTCCCCCACCTGCTGCAGGCATCCAGTGCCAAGTCCTCGGGGTCCTTGCTCAGTGGGGGCTACTCCAGCCCCTCCTCTTCCCTCAGCCCCTGTGCCTTGTCTCTCTTGGAGTCTTCTTGCCTCTGACCCTGTGAGTCTCCTTCTCCCCCTGCACCACCTGACCACCTGTCCCTTCTCCAGGGTCACCCAGGTCTCATTGGACTGATTGGGCCtcctggggagcagggagagaagGGTGATCGGGGACTTCCTGGCCCCCAGGGCTCCCCCGGACAGAAGGGAGAGACGGTGAGTGGAGGGGGTGGGCCTGGAAGGGCTGGAAGATGAGGTGGGGATGCgtgttggggtggggaaggggtagGGGTGGAGACTCGGCTGTAGGGTGAGGGGAGAGACTTTCAGGAGAGGGTCGGGCAGGACGACCCAGTTGAACCAGGCCCCTCCCCTTCCTAGGGGATCCCAGGAGCATCTGGCCCCATTGGTCCTGGAGGGCCCCCTGGCCTCCCCGTGAGTACCCCATCTGTTCCTCCAGTAAATCCCCTACACTTCTCTGCTCCCCTCTCCATAATCACCCCACGCCTCCCGTGGCAACCGCCAGCTTAAGGAGTGCAGCCCTCAGGACTCCCACGTGTCCTCtgcctcccagcccccacccagcacccccTG includes the following:
- the COL11A2 gene encoding collagen alpha-2(XI) chain isoform X4, with the protein product MYPGAPSSWDRRYCRPAMERCSCCHRLLLLVPLVLGLNAQAGAAPVDVLQALRFPSLPDGVRRARGICPADAAYRVSRPAQLSAPTRQLFPGGFPKDFSLLTVVRTRPGLQAPLLTLYSAQGVRQLVLELGRPVRFLYEDQTGRPEPPAQPVFRGLSLADGKWHHVAVAVKGQSVTLIVDCKKRVTRPLLRSARPVLDIHGVIIFGARILDEEVFEGDVQELIIVPGVQAAYESCERKELECEGTQRERPQNQQSHRVQRSPQQQSSRLHRPQNQEPQRQPTESLYYDYEPPYYDVMTTGTTSDYQDPTLGEEEGILESSPLPPPEEAARGPRGLKGEKGEPAVLEPGMLVEGPPGPEGPAGLTGPPGIQGNPGPVGDPGERGPPGRAGLPGSDGAPGPPGTSLMLPFRFGSGGGEKGPVVAAQEAQAQAILQQARLALRGPPGPMGYTGRPGPLGQPGSPGLKGESGDLGPQGPRGPQGLSGPPGKAGRRGRAGADGARGMPGEPGVKGDRGFDGLPGLPGEKGHRGETGAQGLSGPPGEDGERGDDGEIGPRGLPGESGPRGLLGPKGPPGIPGPPGVRGMDGPHGPKGSLGPQGEPGPPGQQGTPGTQGLPGPQGAIGPHGEKGPQGKPGLPGMPGSDGPPGHPGKEGPPGTKGNQGPSGPQGPLGYPGPRGVKGVDGIRGLTGHKGEKGEDGFPGFKGDMGVKGDRGEVGVPGSRGEDGPEGPKGRTGPTGDPGPPGLMGEKGKLGVPGLPGYPGRQGPKGSLGFPGFPGASGEKGARGLSGKSGPRGERGPTGPRGQRGPRGATGKSGAKGTSGGDGPHGPPGERGLPGPQGPSGFPGPKGPPGPPGKDGLPGHPGQRGEVGFQGKTGPPGPPGVVGPQGAAGETGPMGERGHPGPPGPPGEQGLPGTAGKEGTKGDPGPPGAPGKDGPAGLRGFPGERGLPGTAGGPGLKGNEGPAGPPGPAGSPGERGAAGSGGPIGPPGRPGPQGPPGAAGEKGVPGEKGPIGPTGRDGVQGPVGLPGPAGPPGVAGEDGDKGEVGDPGQKGTKGNKGEHGPPGPPGPIGPVGQPGAAGADGEPGARGPQGHFGAKGDEGTRGFNGPPGPIGLQGLPGPLGEKGETGDVGPMGPPGPPGPRGPAGPNGADGPQGPPGGVGNLGPPGEKGEPGESGSPGVQGEPGGKGPRGERGEKGESGQPGEAGPPGPKGPTGDDGPKGNPGPVGFPGDPGPPGEGGPRGQDGAKGDCGEDGEPGQPGSPGPTGENGPPGPLGKRGPAGTPGPEGRQGEKGAKGDPGAVGAPGKTGPVGPAGPAGKPGPDGLRGLPGSVGQQGRPGATGQAGPPGPLGPPGLPGLRGDAGAKGEKGHPGLIGLIGPPGEQGEKGDRGLPGPQGSPGQKGETGIPGASGPIGPGGPPGLPGPAGPKGTKGATGPAGPKGEKGVQGPPGHPGPPGEVIQPLPIQMPKKTRRSVDGSRLMQEDEAVPTGGAPGSPGGLEEIFGSLDSLRDEIEQMRRPTGTQDSPARTCQDLKLCHPELPDGEYWVDPNQGCARDAFRVFCNFTAGGETCVVPRDDVTRFSYVDSEGSPVGVVQLTFLRLLSVSAHQDISYPCSGATHDGPLRLRGANEDELSPETSPYVKEFRDGCQTQQGRTVLEVRTPVLEQLPVLEASFSDLGAPSRRGGVLLGPVCFMG